The following coding sequences are from one Ornithodoros turicata isolate Travis chromosome 1, ASM3712646v1, whole genome shotgun sequence window:
- the LOC135371281 gene encoding uncharacterized protein LOC135371281 has protein sequence MSQHQLCSLRRSLTISNHSMGQYHIRFQTRSEHRYEIAFLLLLLSVRCGESSGNDTFMDKYLLEGTPLDLRLYTSRSVVHQGDRARFVCMALVADEDVSFQWLVNQEEVPSGDLYEVAEDANQNVILITSRNYKMRYSALRILVASLGSHTVSCRVTTRKETRSVYQLSSAFEVKSYTMPDGTPNAVFPGHSNMGSLCGHSARCVGQDVNCVFGLEDLPRCECVGNANLHDILEQCIRNHVLDGFCYFKTQCSGFSLECDTEKNRCVCQDGYENTSSGCITHVARDEFCNNFRVCVEPAICVDRVCTCAPGFYSYGSGCRKRGLNRANFVLRIVVIVCSFVFLAVLCCMGEYFKLNTYKPTVLFPPDQRVPGSASQTSCEIHSREYLHSRARSLTSRSSLPDISVDDGRPL, from the exons ATGTCACAGCATCAATTGTGCTCTTTGAGACGTTCACTTACTATCTCGAACCATTCTATGGGACAGTATCACATCAG GTTTCAAACGAGAAGCGAGCACCGATACGAAATTGCCTTTCTCTTGCTGCTCTTATCGGTCCGATGTGGAGAGTCTTCAGGGAACGACACCTTCATGGACAAGTATCTTCTGGAGGGGACGCCTCTCGACCTGCGCTTGTACACTTCACGGAGCGTCGTCCACCAGGGAGACAGGGCACGCTTCGTCTGTATGGCGCTCGTGGCTGACGAAGACGTCTCTTTCCAATGGCTTGTCAACCAAGAGGAGGTGCCATCCGGAGACTTGTACGAAGTTGCTGAAGACGCTAACCAGAATGTCATCCTCATCACATCCAGAAATTACAAG ATGCGCTACAGCGCACTCCGCATCCTGGTCGCTTCCCTTGGGTCGCACACCGTCAGCTGCCGTGTGACCACGAGGAAGGAGACCCGAAGTGTCTACCAGCTGAGCAGTGCCTTTGAAGTTAAGAGCTACACCATGCCCGACGGGACACCAAATGCCGTCTTTCCCGGTCATTCAAACATGGGCTCACTGTGTGGTCACTCTGCGCGCTGCGTTGGCCAGGACGTCAATTGCGTGTTTGGCCTGGAAGATCTACCGAGATGCGAATGTGTCGGCAACGCCAACCTTCATGAT ATCTTAGAGCAGTGCATACGCAACCATGTCCTGGACGGATTCTGCTACTTCAAGACCCAGTGCAGTGGCTTCAGCCTCGAATGCGATACAGAAAAGAACCGATGCGTCTGTCAGGACGGATATGAGAACACTTCTTCGGGATGCATCACGCACGTCGCTCGAGATGAGTTTTGCAACAACTTCCGGGTTTGCGTCGAG CCCGCCATATGCGTGGACAGAGTGTGCACCTGCGCTCCAGGCTTCTACAGTTACGGCAGCGGCTGTAGGAAGAGAGGCCTTAATCGGGCAAACTTCGTTCTTCGGATCGTGGTCATCGTTTGCAGCTTCGTCTTCCTTGCCGTCCTTTGTTGCATGGGAGAATATTTCAAGCTGAATACGTACAAGCCCACCGTGCTCTTCCCTCCGGATCAAAGGGTTCCAGGCTCTGCCAGTCAAACGAGCTGCGAGATTCATTCACGAGAGTACCTTCATTCACGGGCACGATCCCTCACTTCTCGAAGTTCCCTCCCAGACATCAGCGTAGATGACGGCAGGCCTTTATGA